A genomic stretch from Helianthus annuus cultivar XRQ/B chromosome 1, HanXRQr2.0-SUNRISE, whole genome shotgun sequence includes:
- the LOC118490206 gene encoding uncharacterized protein LOC118490206, whose translation MVMERADWESYRERMLKRISEFEKSKAAFDEEKAKFDVDKKAEEWGREGLKNKLQAAEQQLAKEKAEFKRMCEKDNERAFAARNKIVDLEAKVVELTTKVEDAQAAQAAKEQIEVELADVKLQLSSKDKDLQAKDVEIAELKHRLNDQVDKCESLEIDLAAEIVKAATAEEARDVSTAALNVAQTNYSEAQGIVDTLVANSVLNAGELDCTVAALTNAARAVGHRGGYLECAQHVEERLKAILDPPITVELSDEEEPAGDDGGNDGDDGGNDGDDGGNDGDDGDEGDQRDGSDEFE comes from the exons ATGGTAATGGAACGGGCGGATTGGGAGAGCTACCGCGAGCGAATGTTGAAGCGTATTAGCGAGTTTGAGAAGTCAAAAGCCGCTTTTGATGAAGAGAAGGCAAAGTTCGATGTTGACAAGAAAGCGGAGGAATGGGGGCGTGAGGGCCTGAAAAACAAACTTCAAGCTGCTGAACAGCAGCTGGCTAAGGAGAAAGCCGAGTTCAAGCGCATGTGTGAGAAAGACAATGAACGCGCGTTCGCGGCTCGTAACAAGATTGTCGATCTTGAAGCCAAGGTTGTTGAGCTTACTACGAAGGTTGAGGATGCGCAAGCTGCACAGGCTGCTAAGGAGCAGATTGAG GTTGAGTTGGCTGATGTGAAGTTGCAGCTGTCGAGCAAAGACAAGGATCTGCAGGCCAAGGATGTCGAGATCGCTGAACTGAAACACCGCCTGAATGATCAGGTTGATAAATGCGAATCCTTGGAAATCGACCTTGCAGCGGAGATAGTTAAAGCTGCCACTGCTGAGGAAGCGCGTGATGTTAGTACTGCCGCCCTCAATGTAGCGCAGACTAACTATTCTGAAGCTCAAGGCATCGTTGATACGCTT GTTGCCAACTCTGTCCTTAATGCTGGAGAGCTAGATTGCACTGTTGCTGCTTTGACAAATGCCGCGCGCGCAGTTGGTCATCGAGGAGGGTATCTGGAATGTGCGCAACATGTTGAAGAG CGCCTCAAGGCCATTCTCGACCCACCGATAACTGTTGAACTATCAGATGAGGAGGAGCCAGCTGGTGATGATGGTGGAAACGATGGTGATGACGGTGGAAACGATGGTGATGACGGTGGAAACGATGGTGATGACGGTGATGAAGGCGATCAacgtgatggtagtgatgaattTGAATAG